DNA sequence from the Pseudochaenichthys georgianus chromosome 8, fPseGeo1.2, whole genome shotgun sequence genome:
AAGAGGGTGAGGAAGGACATGGGGTCTTTCTCTTATTATCTCTATTTTCTTTAAATATCTACTTTAAAATGTGAGGTTTATTTCTTGCAGGCATGTTTGATATCTATACAGAAACAGAAACATTTTGTATAAAAAGGATAAAATAAATAGGATTAGTATAGCTGTGGGGAGGAGGTGTGTGTGAAGGGGGGGACACCACAGTTAACTTCCGTCAGTGCAGTGTTGCATTTAGGGAAGACAGCAGTGGGGTAgagggtgagggggggggggatcagcTGCAGTTAGGGTGGGGGGGGTGAGGTGTTGGTGCTGTGGAGGGAGGCCTGCAGGTGTGGGAGTGCAGCGTGGTTGGGAGGTGATCTTGGAGTGACAGTCGGTCACATTGGGCGACTGTTTATTCTTTCACCAGGGCGGCAAACTCTgaaagagagaaaaagaccATTTGGAATATTTTTCCGGGGTTATTTTCATACTTTTTTAGATCCATGACAGTAAAATGGTGTCAGGTTCACACCATGTCAGAATcacaatcagaatacctttattagtcccacagaggggaaatgtacaacGCTCAAGTCAATCAAAAAAGTTACAAAAAGGACTATAgctatatgtatttttttatttttgggaACTCAAGGGAAGGtcttaaatgtattaacttgACTGTGAAAGGTAAGAACTGAAGCAACGTGAGTAGCTTAGTCCGTACGAACTTGGCTTTAGAACCGGATGGTCACTGGATAATTGCTAATTTCTCCAAGTATGGaccaaacaacaaacaaaagcCTTCGTGTGTAATCTGTATAAAATAACAGAGATCAAAATTAATTGTCCCCATTGTGAGAATATAATAGTTTGTCTTCTTCTCTGTTGTATTATCTTACTGCCTTCACACTCAAGCATTCTCCTTGTCCTTTCTGTACATTAAATCCAGCTTTATTTCACCAGGAGATGAACCCAGACAGAGGCAGACAGATTGCATAAGGAAATCAAGGCTAAATGGAAATCTAAACGCTTTTGGTGCCATTATTCAACAGCCATTACATTGTGAAATCAACATACACTTCAGAATGATGAGCACAAGCtacacatgttgtcttttgcaaCTCTAACCTACAATAATCCATGTTCAGCACAACCAAACCTATTCTACTAATGGCTGAAGGGAAAACATTACAATGCCCAGTCGGCTTATATAAGTGTTTATACCCATTGGTTTAAAAAAGCAGCTGTTCTGAAGAGGATTGTTGTGTTGACCGTCATTTTGATAATTGCTAGTTCCACTGCTAATGTTTGGGTTGGGAAAACATAAGGCTCAACCCCACTCCAAACCCCAATCGTTTTCGGAAGACCCATAATGGCCCAAATCATGCAAAACAACATggtttcacatttatttatttgtttgttatcTGTTTGTCTACAAATGTGTGTCTGAGATTCAGCGTGTGGTTCCGATCATTTGAAAGATGAGGGCAGACAATCATGTCTCTCCAAGGTGCCTGACAAATGTTTGACAAGTGAGTGCAATGTCTATCTCAAAGCTTTTCCTTTGTAACAAAACCCAATTTTCTCCCATGATAAATCCCGTTTTTTTAATTCAGATTAATGACATTGGGGTTGCAATCCACATTCAGCCAACATAACCCAATACATGGAATATCGCCATTTAATAATTAGGATGTTAATCACCGTGGGAACGaagatgtgtttgactttctttCCACCTTTTGCTCTGGTGTTTGATTGTGCGACCTCACGATACTCCTATTAACAACATTGAATGTTTACCATCAATTCCAATCTTGCCGTCTCCATCCTTGTCAGCTGCTCTTAAAAATGCGTTGGTTTCCTTGTCTGTCAGGTCCCTGCCATTTTGGGCGAAACCTTTCAGGACGAATCTAGCCAGGGACAGAAACACACAAAAGGTACATGTCACAGAACTCTTATATGTTATGTGCAGCAaaatcattgtgtgtgtgtgtgtgtgtgtgtgtgtgtgtgtgtgtgtgtgtgtgtgtgtgtgtgtgtgtgtgtgtgtgtgtgtttgtctcacTTGAGCTCCTCCTCCTCTATAAAGCCGCTGTTGTCGGCGTCCAGCACCAAGAAGACCTTCTTCACCTCATCAGCAGACTTGGCCTTCAGACCCACCAACTCGAAAAACTTCTTATGGTTAAAGGAGTCAgcagctgaacacacacacacacacacacacacacacacacacacacacacacacacacacacacacacacacacacacacacacacacacacacacacacacacacacacacacacacacacacacacacacacacacacacacacacacacacacacacacacacacacacacacacacacacacacacacacacacaccaaacacgaTGATGCAAATTGTCAGAGCTTCTAAACAAAATACATTAACTTTCTGCATTAAAAATGGTGTTTCAATGtcatcataaatacacacagaTTTTCCGTTGGATACAAAATATACACATACAATACAGTAAGTGTGCTCATGAGCAGCTGGAGGCTTGTGATGTCACTGCTGGAAGTTGCTTACCGTGTGTTCATCTGGGTGATGAAGCCCAGAGGAAAAAGTGTaattgtaataagccttcttcCAGTGTGACTGATATAGATTGAGAACATGTTTTTGCCAGAGGACCCATTAGTTCTGGGTCATGGAGCGCTGTCTATTTCTAACATACAAATAATGTAACCATGCACATATGCTAATATATAAGCATCATATTAGTCGGTGCATGACAAACACGTCTTCGTTTAACAGTGATATGGAGTTGCAAAGTGGAAGGGGTTTTTCAGGGGCTTCTCGTTCTGGAAGTAAAGGTCATTTTCTTTTCACATATAGACAATGTTGTCACacagtttttattattattaataaagtTGTGAATCAAGATGACTAACGCCCAGGAATGTCACGTGTCTTGTGTGAAACCAAAACTTATTTTTGGCTTATTTCAACTTATATTCGTAAGTTAACTTGTGTAACAGAACTAacttacgtaagtaacctaatTCACAAAACAAACAATACTTATTTTAAACCCTGCCATGATATTTTCTTAAACcttttcatatattttttacTTCAGAACATGTGACTTTTTCACAACGTACACTTGTGGGTGGTACTTTCAAACATTCAGTGCCGAGATATCTGGAAACAAAGGCGCTTTACATTTTTCCCATGGACATAATTGATAATGGTTATGAATCGAGAGGACTTACACCTAGGAGTTTGTCACATGTTTTGTGCGAAACCCAAAGTTATTGTTAGCttatcacggcccgtccacacagcggcgtgcgttgaagcttgccggcgggcgtgtctgaaactcgaccaacaaccaatcacatgaatctcccgcccctgacacacaagcagcggtttgattggctagagcttgtactggcatacgattcaattggctgacgcttctgccgaggctcgaacattgctcaacttttgcagcgagccacgccagcaaagctccgcgtcgcttcccgcAATGTAGtttggcgaaaagtgacgtcaccccattcaaagtgaatggtgaagctttcaacgcacgccgctgtgtggatggGCCGTAACCACTTATATTCGTAGTTAACGTATGTTATTGTTGACCTAACTTAGTAAcctaaattatataaaaatcaTACTTATATTAAACCAAACCTTGACTTCATATAAACCTAGCCAAGTAGTTTTGCTTGAATGAAGACCACTATCAAAAAGGTGGAACCGGTTCACAGCCTGTTGGTTGTACCCTACATGGTCATTTATGCCATTTCGGAGTCATTGGTAAACAACCTATTCTGCCGCTTAGGTGTAGTTTTCGACTCATCCGTAAAAAGTCCTTTTACCTGCAAATGCATCTAGTGCTTTCTTGATGTCATCAGCGTTGAGGATGCTGCACATTGCCATCTTGGCtgccaaaaaaagaaaaaagacagaggagagggagacagaaaaagaagagagaaAGGGGACAAGGTTAAAAACAATGTCGCCAGAGAGCAGAGAAAGAACTCTGAGACATTCTCGTATTACACTGGTGACACGCTAGACATGGAGCAGGAAACCAGGACATGTGAGACGGAGGTGATGAGTGACAGAAtgacaaagggagagaaggggAAGTAGATGTGACGGAGGTGGATGGGTGGGAAAGGGAGGTGTTGAGAGAAGGAGGTTTGGTTGTGGTATTAAGGGGTGAAGTGTCATCGAAATTAAGGCTCATATCAGTGTCTTCCATTTTATATGCATGAAATCACTGAGCCGTTAGATGACAAGCAGGGCACATGCTCAGCAGGGATTAAGGGGCCGTCTCTTTAGTGTCTGAAATACCCCAGGAGAATTCATCTTGTCAGCCCACTCTCTATGGAGTATCTTCTTTTACCCCACGCTTTGAAAGGTGAGCCCGGCACTTAAAGGCGCTTTGGCTTCTTACTCTACCGAACCCAATCGTTGCATATGAAGTTGTCACCTTCCCCGACTTTGACTGTTACCCGCTTCTCCTCTGTTGCTACTGCAAACACACATATAGCATATAGCATATAAACATATAGCACGCATAAACTTGAAGATGAACCCATCATAGGCATACACAAAGGAGACACAACAGGAGAGAGCTGTTGGGAGTGAGTGATTTGTGGACGAGAGGTCGCTCAGATTTCACTTGATGTCGTCTAACAAATGTAAATAGGGCTTTGAACACATTTCAAACACGCTTTATGGCAGATGATTGATGCTTCACTTAGAAAGCCACACTGTTAGGGATTCATTCTGTCTTTACTCCTAGACATTTAACCTTATTTTGTGTGTTGACATGTACGACCATCCCTGCTTCTAATCTCCCGTAAGGAATGTGTTGATGCAGTCGTATGTTGATACTAGGTTTTACAGCTTGACCTACAGGGCATAGGGAGGTTTTGCGAGTGTGAGAACGCTAGCTTCTAAGCTCCAGAGATGGGAGAGACATCTCCTGTGTCTGCAGATGGTTTACGCCCATCCCCAATATGTGGATgtgactctctgtaaactagttaaagggtctaccaagatgcgaggctgatcagatttgacatggcaacccacccgtgcagtcagaacctttgactgtgtgacttgtgatgtgaattctccgaccgatgcttgtattaaatatcagtgtttgacatcagaactcctgctcgtcccgtgtctccttcatgagtcagtgactcccactgcattgctacacagaagtttcctccacacacacaaaccccacGTTATCCTAACTTGTACATTTGTTAcactacatttcatttagctgatgcttttgtcCAAAAGGTCTTACAATAAGTGGTCGTAAGACATTGTTATTGCTTGTGCATTGACATGGTTTAAACCTTGTAAGTTAGGTTTGATGGCCAAGTTGCAGTTGGAACAGTTGGGTTTTCAGTTCTGTATGGAAAGTGTGTAGACTTTAAGCTGTCCTGATATCAATGGGGAAACCGTTCCACCATGTTGGAACCAAGATAGCAAACAGGCATGGGAGTAGCGAGCCAATTGAGCGAATTGACAACAATTTCATTCGCCAAGAGGGTACATTTATTTTCCGATTCAATTGGTTTGTTTGTCTGTTGGACAGCACGAATAGGAGGAAAACTAGCATGGGCCAATCAGAAATCCATTACATTTTGGAGTGGACTCAAATCACAGTGTGGATAGAAACATCAACATTTTCTTTCAGCCTTCATGTTTCCATGAGGGACCTTCCGGATGCATTTGAGTAGAAAATAGGCCTCTCAGCTTCTCCAGTATTTTAATAATCCCATAACAGGTTGCACTGTTTCATTTTCAGCGAGTCCCATCTTCATTAAAAAAGCCTAATGCTTTGTCCAGTTTCCAGCTGCAAGCCTCATTGGTTTCTCAGTGGGTCTTTTCCAGACTGAAATCTGGCATTGACAAGACTGTGTATCCACATCAACAATATGACTGACTTGGCAAGTCCTTTTACCAACTAAACACATAGATGGGACCACCAGTATCCTCAAATCCAGCCAGAGGAAAAAGCCAGACAaatgtagggttagggttagggttgacTTATTGACATCTAATGGACTCAAATGTTTCTAGAAGGGGTCTTTAAAGGTCAccaattatgcaaaatccaccttttcatgtcttttctacatcaacatgtgaccccccctctgtgtaaagagattctgaaagtttcaggaaaaaagattctctctctttttgtcctgatccatttctataaaaacctataatatattgatgaaaccgtataataggagacctttaagtagTTTACTGTAAGAAGAGTGAGCTTTCTTTTTTAATGAATCCATTGATTTGATCCATTCAGACCATTAAGGTTTCTATTATAAATTCAGAATGCGACAATGATGGATGTATCATTTCATACACACCGCAAGAGAGCTGTGAGAAGTGTTCTGAGTGTGGTGAGTTAGCCCCCGAAAGCGTTTCTGAAAAGGCTTTGTGAGTGGACCGTCCCCTTGAGATGTGTTAGTGTGAAACGAGGTGGTGCACTGACAGACATCCCCACAGCCACAAACACTAAAACGCAGATTTTGTGAAATGTGTTCTGGCTTTTCAAGGATACGGGATCCTGTGAAGGAGAACTTACTATTAACAGCAACGCTCCAAGGGTAGATTACTACCTGCGGTGAGCCCCAGAGCTCCTGGACACAAGCACACTTACACCTGTGTGTTTGTTGGGGCACTTTGCTGTATATTACTGTATAATTTAACATCTTTTCACCTTTAATCTC
Encoded proteins:
- the pvalb6 gene encoding parvalbumin 6, with the translated sequence MAMCSILNADDIKKALDAFAAADSFNHKKFFELVGLKAKSADEVKKVFLVLDADNSGFIEEEELKFVLKGFAQNGRDLTDKETNAFLRAADKDGDGKIGIDEFAALVKE